Proteins from one Setaria italica strain Yugu1 chromosome V, Setaria_italica_v2.0, whole genome shotgun sequence genomic window:
- the LOC101775154 gene encoding protein MHF2 homolog, whose product MQAAMDEDATTGNSRAAETFDPDLIHAIFKLVWRRRAEKGSGGNEDIDVEPALETSRRNRSTTANASALKVSCELLRIFVAEAIQRSAFIAEAEDATVIEPTHLERVLPQLLLDF is encoded by the exons ATGCAAGCCGCCATGGATGAAGATGCGACTACGGGCAACTCGCGTGCTGCAGAGACATTCGATCCG GACCTGATTCACGCCATCTTCAAGCTGGTGTGGAGACGGCGGGCAGAGAAGGGCAGCGGTGGCAACGAGGACATCGACGTCGAG CCTGCTCTGGAGACCTCGAGGAGAAACCGGAGTACAACTG CCAATGCAAGTGCGCTTAAAGTTAGCTGCGAGCTTCTGCGCATATTTGTTGCAG AGGCTATTCAACGTTCTGCTTTTATTGCTGAAGCGGAGGATGCTACTGTTATCGAACCCACCCATCTAGAGCGTGTATTGCCGCAACTTCTATTGGACTTTTGA